In Fusarium oxysporum Fo47 chromosome IX, complete sequence, the following proteins share a genomic window:
- a CDS encoding peptidase S8/S53 domain-containing protein has product MRYIVGFLLVFLSLCMGEEVRVAHETRNSHGDMWIKGERIDPNARLLLRIGLKQSNLEDADSLIHNVSHPSSPGYGKHYSRQDIVELFAPSNDTVETVRSWILRHGGSSALSRDRGWLHVNMSVVEAESMLNASYYKYHHTLQDYSTISCEEYYVPSTVRPHFDFVTPGVMLLAPKQPHINKKVKRQEPPIFQPDSTSPPSTGTSKCGDAVTPDCMRKLYNIPKNTLNHSSNSLGIFETGDYYAQEDLDMFFGKFAPNIPKGTHPHLVSIDGGSAPVKPAEADGESDLDMQVAYPLIYPQSITLYQTDDKVYTVNGAGGLFNNFLNAIDGSYCSYKAFGEKGNDPSFDDFYPDTQLGGYTGKTQCGISKPMNVISISYSKSESDLPFYYQQRQCNEFMKLALQGHTVLVASGDAGVAARSWDPEPNGCLGLNNTVFNPNFPGNCPYVTVVGGTRLPAGAPATEPEVAAYLPHQDGSDSTYTSGGGFSTIYSIPSYQKAALDKYYMHHDPGYKYFSTLYNATHNGTVPIGANGGIYNRIGRGMPDVSAISQDIATYVGGEYGLISGTSAATPLFASIVTLINEQRLKAGKGPVGFINPVIYQNSQVFNDITKGNNEGCDTKGFSAVPGWDPVTGLGTPRYPEMLKLFMGLP; this is encoded by the exons ATGCGTTACATCGTGGGATTTCTTCTCGTCTTTTTGAGCTTGTGCATGGGCGAAGAGGTACGCGTCGCTCATGAAACACGAAATAGCCATGGGGACATGTGGATTAAAGGGGAGCGGATCGACCCGAACGCTCGCCTTCTCCTTCGCATTGGCTTAAAGCAGTCCAACCTCGAGGACGCGGACAGTCTCATCCACAACGTCTCGCACCCGTCGTCTCCCGGATATGGCAAGCATTACTCCAGACAAGATATCGTTGAGCTGTTTGCGCCATCTAATGATACGGTCGAGACGGTCCGCTCGTGGATATTAAGACATGGCGGTTCTTCAGCACTTTCGCGAGATAGGGGATGGCTGCACGTCAACATGTCGGTCGTAGAAGCAGAGAGCATGCTTAACGCCAGTTATTACAAGTACCATCACACCCTGCAAGATTATTCCACAATATCATGCGAGGAATACTATGTTCCCAGCACTGTTCGGCCACATTTCGACTTTGTCACCCCTGGCGTGATGCTTCTAGCGCCTAAGCAGCCTCACATCAACAAAAAAGTCAAGAGACAGGAACCGCCTATTTTTCAACCCGATTCCACGAGTCCACCTTCAACTGGTACATCGAAGTGCGGTGACGCTGTCACTCCCGATTGCATGCGAAAGCTTTACAATATCCCGAAGAATACACTGAATCATTCGTCCAATAGCCTCGGAATCTTCGAGACAGGCGACTATTATGCCCAAGAGGATTTAGATATGTTCTTTGGCAAATTCGCGCCCAACATCCCTAAGGGGACCCACCCTCACCTCGTTTCAATCGATGGGGGCTCTGCACCGGTCAAGCCAGCCGAAGCTGATGGAGAGTCCGACCTTGACATGCAGGTCGCTTACCCGCTTATATACCCTCAGTCCATCACGTTATACCAAACTGACGACAAGGTGTACACTGTGAACGGAGCTGGAGGACTGTTCAACAACttcctcaacgccattgACGGGTCATACTGTTCTTACAAAGCCTTTGGAGAGAAGGGCAATGATCCTTCGTTTGACGACTTTTATCCTGACACGCAACTTGGTGGTTACACGGGCAAGACGCAATGCGGCATTTCGAAGCCAATGAACGTGATTTCCATCTCGTACAGTAAGTCGGAATCGGACTTGCCTTTCTACTACCAGCAACGGCAGTGCAACGAGTTCATGAAACTCGCGCTCCAAGGACACACTGTTCTAGTTGCTTCCGGAGATGCCGGCGTAGCCGCTCGCTCCTGGGACCCAGAGCCAAACGGATGTCTAGGTTTGAATAATACGGTGTTCAATCCCAACTTTCCCGGAAATTGTCCGTATGTGACAGTTGTTGGTGGGACTAGGCTACCTGCTGGCGCTCCAGCCACTGAGCCAGAAGTTGCAGCGTATCTCCCACATCAAGACGGTTCGGATAGCACATACACAAGCGGTGGAGGTTTCAGCACCATCTATTCGATCCCAAGCTATCAGAAAGCAGCACTCGATAAGTATTACATGCACCATGATCCAGGCTACAAATACTTCAGTACTTTGTATAATGCTACACACAATGGTACGGTCCCCATCGGTGCAAATGGCGGAATTTACAATCGCATAGGAAGAGGTATGCCAGA TGTTTCGGCTATCAGTCAAGACATAGCAACCTACGTAGGTGGTGAATACGGGCTGATAAGCGGTACCAGCGCAGCGACACCTTTGTTTGCTTCCATAGTGACACTCATCAATGAACAGAGACTCAAAGCTGGAAAGGGTCCTGTTGGATTCATCAATCCAGTCATTTATCAAAATTCCCAAGTATTCAACGATATCACAAAAGGGAATAACGAGGGATGCGATACAAAAGGGTTCTCTGCAGTCCCGGGATGGGACCCGGTAACTGGGCTTGGGACACCTAGGTATCctgagatgttgaagctgtTCATGGGCTTACCCTAA
- a CDS encoding major facilitator superfamily domain-containing protein, translating into MPTQSQTTANVADQIEVIPGTVHLVDAQGSMDSQHAKGAEHDIVLVPAPSAHPDDPLNWSPRRKYLSAFCMAAYVLVIGICSSALYSTLGPLSESTGLSYNDLNSGTGYMFLFFGWGCIIWQAIAIQYGKRPVYLLTTLGTLGVMVWQPHVRSNGEWIATKILQGIFGAPIESLAEITVSDVTNSWAQFFTHERGKFIALYALALGYSNGIAPLIMGFINDGQGYQWVFYWCAIFCAVLLLIIFFFMEETKFDRAKYMTSNHIEGQTVSSANQTSTEPDTKDDLDTKHDAEQDQVATTTLTNVSAPNETFDLDNTQFSKKSRISRLKPIERKNLKGENRLIKLISRPILLLAFPIISYAGFIYGCNIVWLSVLNATESMVLSNKPYNMPTSTVGLTFIAPLVGTTLACIYTGIFGDKFIIKMARRNGGFMEAEHRLWLFLPSLILIPFGCILFGVGAYYEAHWFSIVFAMGVISFTTTAGSQISIAYCIDCYRDLASEALATAIIIRNTMAFGIGYGVTPWVVNLGYQNAFILGAFAGLAHNLTIFPVMKWGRALRQRSAEKYWSTVKEGADLDLNH; encoded by the exons ATGCCCACTCAGAGTCAGACCACTGCCAACGTGGCAGATCAGATCGAGGTGATTCCCGGGACGGTCCACTTGGTCGACGCCCAGGGAAGTATGGACTCGCAGCACGCCAAAGGAGCGGAGCACGACATTGTTCTCGTTCCAGCTCCGTCAGCTCATCCGGATGATCCGCTGAACTGGTCGCCGAGGAGGAAATATCTCTCTGCGTTTTGCATGGCAGC TTATGTGCTTGTTATTGGCATTTGCTCGTCTGCGCTGTACTCGACTTTGGGACCGCTGTCGGAGTCTACTGGCCTGAGCTACAATGATCTGAACTCTGGGACTGGATACATG tttctcttcttcggctGGGGATGCATCATCTGGCAAGCCATCGCCATCCAGTACGGCAAGCGACCTGTGTATCTGTTGACGACATTGGGCACTTTA GGCGTCATGGTCTGGCAGCCACATGTGCGATCAAACGGGGAGTGGATCGCGACCAAGATTCTGCAGGGCATCTTTGGTGCGCCGATTGAGTCTTTGGCGGAGATTACTGTTTCAGACGTC ACTAATAGTTGGGCACAGTTCTTCACCCACGAACGAGGCAAGTTTATCGCTCTCTATGCTCTCGCACTCGGTTATAGCAACGGCATCGCTCCACTCATCATGGGCTTCATCAACGATGGACAAGGGTATCAATGGGTATTT TACTGGTGTGCCATCTTCTGCGCCGTCctgctcctcatcatcttcttcttcatggaAGAGACCAAGTTCGATAGAGCAAAGTATATGACAAGCAACCATATCGAAGGACAGACCGTGTCTAGCGCGAATCAGACATCGACTGAGCCCGATACCAAAGACGATCTCGATACGAAGCACGATGCTGAACAAGACCAAGTTGCGACTACCACTCTGACCAACGTCAGCGCACCTAACGAGACCTTTGATCTCGATAACACCCAGTTTAGCAAGAAGTCCCGCATCTCTCGCCTGAAGCCCATTGAGCGCAAGAACCTGAAAGGCGAGAACAgactcatcaagctcatcagccGACCGATTCTCCTCCTCGCGTTTCCCATCATCTCATATGCTGGTTTCATCTATGGTTGCAATATTGTCTGGCTTTCTGTTTTGAACGCGACAGAGTCTATGGTTCTGTCGAACAAGCCTTATAACATGCCTACTTCGACAGTTGGGCTGACATTCATCGCTCCTCTTGTTGGAACAACCCTCGC GTGCATCTACACTGGAATCTTTGGCGAtaaattcatcatcaagatggCACGTCGAAACGGGGGCTTCATGGAGGCTGAGCACCGACTCTGGCTCTTCCTGCCCTCTCTCATCCTCATTCCCTTTGGATGCATCTTGTTCGGTGTCGGAGCTTATTACGAGGCGCATTGGTTCTCAATCGTCTTTGCGATGGGCGTCATCTCTTTCACCACGACTGCCGGTTCGCAGATCTCCATTGCGTACTGCATCGATTGCTATCGCGATCTTGCAAGTGAAGCCTTGGCCACTGCCATCATTATCCGAAATACGATGGCTTTCGGTATTGGATATGG TGTCACTCCTTGGGTTGTCAACCTGGGCTACCAGAATGCTTTCATCCTGGGTGCGTTCGCTGGTCTGGCGCATAACCTGACAATCTTCCCCGTCATGAAATGGGGACGGGCTTTGCGTCAGCGAAGTGCGGAGAAGTATTGGAGCACTGTCAAGGAGGGAGCAGATCTGGACCTCAACCATTGA
- a CDS encoding pyridoxal phosphate-dependent transferase → MHDIPEFELDQVARSYGPRAKIALHGSAPYALSLDNLRDLSCTKLSPIDTDIPLSYAPSLGSVELRKRLAEIYSTDEAPLTENNVIITPGSIMANYLVLSTTCTKGDHVICQFPNYGPLYLLPKYFGAEVDFWVGKEERSWNPDIEELKALIKPNTKAIILTNPCNPTGTVLSQEILEQIRDLAKRHNITIFGDEVFRPLFHDDTPTPPSLISLGYSNTISTGSVSKAYSLPGIRIGWIISPNTDILQRIIAARDYTTLNVSRIDDAIALFALSPDVLPKIVAQILATQSKNIEQYDQFVTRNPDRCRWLVLVLVRRELLITRAISV, encoded by the exons ATGCACGATATTCCAGAGTTTGAGCTTGATCAAGTTG CTCGCAGCTATGGT CCCAGAGCGAAGATCGCATTGCATG GGTCAGCACCATATGCCCTCTCGCTAGACAACCTTCGAGATCTCTCCTGCACCAAGCTCAGTCCGATCGATACCGATATCCCACTATCTTATGCCCCATCCCTCGGATCGGTCGAGCTGCGCAAACGTCTTGCAGAGATCTATTCAACCGACGAAGCGCCATTGACTGAGAACAATGTGATCATCACGCCTGGGTCGATCATGGCCAACTATCTTGTGCTGAGCACAACATGCACCAAAGGCGACCATGTAATCTGCCAATTCCCGAACTACGGCCCTTTGTACCTCTTGCCCAAGTATTTCGGCGCTGAGGTGGACTTTTGGGTtgggaaagaagagagatcgTGGAATCCTGATATTGAAGAGCTCAAAGCACTCATCAAGCCGAATACTAAAGCCATTATCCTAAC AAATCCGTGCAACCCGACAGGAACGGTTCTCTCTCAAGAGATACTGGAGCAGATCCGAGATTTGGCCAAGAGGCATAACATCACAATCTTCGGTGACGAAGTCTTCCGTCCCCTCTTTCACGACGACACTCCAACTCCGCCATCTCTTATTTCGCTGGGGTACAGCAACACCATCTCCACTGGGTCCGTATCCAAGGCCTACTCACTCCCGGGTATCCGTATCGGTTGGATAATCTCACCAAACACAGATATCCTACAACGTATCATCGCAGCTCGAGACTACACAACTCTCAACGTTTCACGCATCGACGATGCCATCGCTTTATTCGCCTTATCTCCCGACGTCCTTCCCAAGATCGTTGCACAGATTCTGGCAACTCAATCAAAGAACATAGAGCAGTATGATCAGTTTGTAACAAGAAATCCGGACCGATGCAGATGG CTAGTGCTGGTTTTAGTGAGGAGGGAGTTGCTGATTACAAGGGCTATCTCCGTCTAA
- a CDS encoding kinase-like domain-containing protein, with the protein MNSSDICPLPSVPEQVTANWLGKVLGQNVKCLELTRSVLNATASKLFFTIEYENDKDDEDRPKHVCIKGGFNPAMLATEGFRELLISAYTNEAKFFSLVAPTLNHMSLTKVWWAGVRDEQGILVMEDLNEAGYTFGNPRDVWSIDKVKAGVEQLAALHASTWGYSYEDYPWITASYEGMMMALADMWDDQIHGADRPPCPDISKTSRERTVNAIKKHFATKNPKFMSLIHGDPHTGNTYLDKAGNPRFLDWQTFHIGSPFHDLSYFIVGALSVEDRRANEVAVIDHYLEALAKFGGPSLSTNDDDVMKEYAKATMAECVFPMCERYGAAIVDHKSIEIVEALRDLE; encoded by the exons ATGAATTCATCCGACATTTGTCCACTTCCAAGTGTTCCTGAACAAGTCACTGCCAATTGGCTTGGCAAGGTTCTCGGACAGAATGTGAAATGTCTGGAACTAACTCGCAGTGTTCTGAACGCCACAGCCAGCAAACTCTTCTTTACCATAGAGTATGAGAATGATaaagatgatgaagacagACCAAAGCATGTGTGCATCAAAGGAGGATTTAATCCCGCGATGCTGGCAACAGAAGGCTTCAGAGAGCTTCTGATATCCGCCTACACCAACGAAGCGAAGTTTTTCAGTCTTGTTGCACCTACGCTAAATCACATGTCTCTTACAAAGGTTTGGTGGGCAGGCGTTAGGGATGAGCAAGGCATTCTTGTGATGGAGGACTTGAACGAGGCCGGATATACATTTGGAAACCCGCGAGATGTGTGGTCGATTGATAAAGTCAAGGCTGGCGTCGAACAGCTAGCAGCACTACACGCTAGCACTTGGGGGTACTCGTACGAAGATTATCCTTGGATCACGGCTTCATATGAGGGCATGATGATGGCTCTCGCTGATATGTGGGATGACCAGATCCATGGTGCGGATCGACCTCCGTGTCCTGATATCAGCAAAACTTCCCGAGAGCGTACGGTGAATGCCATCAAGAAGCATTTTGCCACCAAGAACCCAAAGTTCATGTCTCTGATACATGGCGATCCGCACACGGGTAATACATATCTCGACAAAGCTGGCAACCCACGTTTTCTCGACTGGCAGACCTTTCACATTGGATCACCATTCCATGACCTGTCCTACTTTATCGTGGGTGCTTTATCAGTGGAGGACCGAAGAGCGAACGAGGTGGCGGTAATCGATCATTATCTCGAAGCTCTGGCTAAATTCGGAGGCCCTTCTCTCTCAAcgaatgatgatgatgttatGAAGGAGTATGCAAAAGCGACGATGGCCG aatgtGTGTTTCCGATGTGCGAACGATATGGTGCTGCGATCGTTGATCATAAGTCAATCGAAATTGTCGAGGCTCTACGGGACCTTGAGTAA
- a CDS encoding cytochrome P450 — protein sequence MITQSSPTELSYVGTTVVLFAVLLWWIISTLSSPLRPYPGSLFAKWTNLWRLYQVRTQKYQWTIQDLHKKYGPIIRIGPNLLDLDYPELIKIIYGTDHRWLKFYLNNSSIVDGKIKHNLFSTTSPAEHAQMKKPMAKYYSSSNVLTMEVKMNQVIEELCKQIDNRQPFGYMKKGHDFDGTIIASALSVDYFAQIGQMPFLDWLLNKNPMVRIGPPDISHVTHFSIAQLQRRLEQQEKHKSSDEPDFLDHFIGGMKSNPDSVNAKLVLNFLLANVLAGADTTAIALRAIFDFLLQNQHAMTKLKSEILTLSFNDAEAVPYSRARSLPYLDAVIRESLRMHPSVAMPLERYVPNTGLTLPDGSFIPPGVAVGLNPYIIGRNEVVWGEDTHRFRPDRWLKTEDESEGEYQRRLRKMNGADLTFGGGCSYIGVTV from the exons ATGATTACCCAGTCCTCTCCAACTGAGCTCTCATACGTCGGCACCACTGTGGTCCTCTTCGCAGTTTTGCTTTGGTGGATAATATCGACGTTGAGCTCTCCATTGCGACCTTATCCCGGCTCTCTTTTCGCTA AGTGGACGAACCTTTGGCGTTTATATCAAGTCCGGACTCAGAAATACCAATGGACCATTCAAGACCTTCACAAGAAATACGGTCCCATTATTAGAATCGGTCCGAACTTACTAGATCTGGACTATCCCGAACTGATCAAGATTATATATGGCACAGACCATAGATGGCTCAAG TTCTATCTCAATAACAGTAGTATAGTGGatggcaagatcaagcatAATCTGTTCAGTACAACGAGCCCAGCAGAACACGCacagatgaagaagccaatGGCTAAGTATTATTCATCAAGCAATGTTCTGACCATGGAGGTAAAGATGAACCAAGTAATCGAGGAGCTCTGCAAACAAATCGACAACCG CCAGCCCTTCGGGTACATGAAAAAGGGTCACGACTTTGACGGGACCATCATAGCATCTGCACTATCAGTAGACTACTTCGCTCAAATCGGCCAAATGCCCTTCCTGGActggcttctcaacaagaatCCCATGGTGCGCATTGGTCCTCCGGATATAAGCCATGTTACTCACTTCTCGATCGCCCAACTTCAGCGCCGGCTTGAGCAACAGGAGAAGCACAAGTCATCAGACGAGCCAGACTTTCTAGACCACTTCATTGGTGGAATGAAGAGCAATCCAGATTCTGTTAATGCAAAGCTCGTGCTGAACTTCCTATTGGCTAACGTCCTTGCTGGAGCAGACACCACTGCGATTGCACTTCGTGCTATCTTTGACTTTTTGTTGCAAAACCAACATGCCAtgaccaagctcaagagcGAAATCCTCACGCTGAGCTTCAatgatgctgaggctgtGCCATACAGTAGAGCTCGATCGCTGCCTTATCTTGACGCTGTCATCCGGGAATCGCTGAGAATGCACCCCTCTGTCGCTATGCCTCTTGAACGCTACGTTCCAAATACTGGACTGACGTTACCAGACGGTAGCTTCATACCTCCTGGAGTTGCCGTAGGCTTGAACCCATACATCATCGGTCGCAATGAAGTGGTCTGGGGTGAAGACACTCATCGATTTCGTCCTGATCGATGGCTCAAGACAGAAGACGAAAGTGAAGGGGAATACCAGCGGCgtttgaggaagatgaatgGAGCCGATCTAACTTTTGGCGGAG GCTGTAGCTACATTGGTGTCACGGTATGA
- a CDS encoding Alpha/Beta hydrolase protein, giving the protein MPLKNLPFTVPIEPIGTPKVGHGGYVGLNPHSEVLPAGWKHDSPQARPLPSPILVDHDVAFKMRDGVTLYADVYRPPNTDEPVPAIICWSPFGKKFNGILSLELMVPWNLGIPSQTLSGLEKFEAPDPADWVPRGYAVVNIDSRGSGDSEGTLVIMGTQEAEDGYDTIESIAKLPWCNGSVGLAGNSHLAIVQWFIAALNPPSLKAIAPWEGCGDLYREQFARGGIYAGDLFDKLIVKYMMQGHSGIESFREMFKQHPLANEWWNDKRPDMKKINVPTYITGTWTNTMHGMGAIRGWLEVDTPHKWLRFHPWQEWYDIWGNEQARTELLDFFDYFLKGKDNGWDKVPKVRTAVLRFGKKEPQSYENIVEENFPIPRTDYKKLYFTKDSKLSLDQPTETSVVSYNSETDDQVSFTHRFDQTTRLVGLPKAVLFMSCPDYDDMDVYVTLEKLDSNGEVMMNLNIPWKGIPKQSFEEMEPKEKIEVVVYRGPMGVLRASHREIDESKSMHPHWPFHPHEKVEKIKPGDVVRLDIGIWAMGIEYEAGESIRAVICGRNIGVSNFGSLEHLDNHGKHEVHVGREHASHVILPFV; this is encoded by the coding sequence ATGCCTCTCAAAAATCTTCCCTTCACAGTCCCTATTGAGCCCATCGGCACTCCTAAAGTCGGTCATGGCGGTTATGTTGGACTAAACCCACACTCAGAAGTCCTTCCAGCAGGTTGGAAACACGACAGTCCTCAAGCACGGCCTTTACCGTCACCTATTCTCGTTGACCATGATGTAGCGTTCAAGATGCGCGATGGCGTTACGCTATACGCTGATGTGTATCGGCCACCGAACACGGATGAGCCTGTTCCTGCTATTATCTGCTGGTCACCTTTTGGAAAGAAGTTCAATGGCATTTTATCTCTAGAACTCATGGTTCCTTGGAATCTGGGCATTCCGTCACAGACCCTTTCTGGACTTGAGAAGTTTGAGGCGCCTGATCCTGCTGATTGGGTTCCGCGCGGTTACGCTGTTGTCAACATCGATTCTCGCGGATCAGGCGATAGTGAAGGAACCTTGGTCATCATGGgcactcaagaagctgaggatggATATGACACCATTGAGAGCATCGCCAAACTCCCTTGGTGCAACGGCTCTGTTGGTCTAGCAGGAAATTCTCATCTGGCTATCGTACAATGGTTTATCGCAGCGTTGAACCCACCTAGTCTCAAAGCAATTGCTCCATGGGAAGGCTGCGGCGACTTATACCGCGAACAATTTGCCCGTGGCGGTATCTACGCCGGTGACTTATTTGATAAGCTCATCGTCAAGTATATGATGCAAGGCCACAGCGGAATTGAGAGTTTCCGAGAAATGTTCAAGCAGCATCCTCTTGCGAATGAGTGGTGGAACGACAAGCGCCCGGATATGAAGAAAATTAACGTCCCCACTTACATAACCGGTACATGGACCAACACAATGCACGGCATGGGCGCTATTCGAGGCTGGCTTGAGGTTGATACTCCTCACAAGTGGCTTCGCTTTCACCCTTGGCAAGAGTGGTATGATATTTGGGGTAATGAGCAAGCGAGAACTGAGTTACTTGATTTCTTTGACTACTTCCTAAAGGGCAAGGATAACGGCTGGGATAAGGTACCAAAGGTCCGCACGGCTGTTCTGCGATTTGGTAAGAAGGAACCTCAGTCATACGAGAACATTGTCGAGGAGAACTTCCCAATCCCGAGAACAGATTACAAGAAGCTCTACTTTACGAAAGACAGCAAGCTTTCTCTCGATCAGCCAACCGAGACATCAGTGGTCAGCTACAACTCTGAAACCGATGATCAGGTCAGCTTCACACACCGCTTTGACCAAACAACAAGATTAGTCGGTCTGCCCAAGGCAGTTCTCTTCATGTCCTGTCCTGACTACGACGACATGGACGTGTACGTCACCCTCGAGAAGCTCGATTCTAATggagaagtcatgatgaaCCTCAACATTCCATGGAAGGGTATCCCCAAACAATCttttgaagagatggagcCAAAAGAAAAGATAGAAGTTGTTGTCTATCGCGGTCCAATGGGTGTACTCCGAGCATCGCATCGTGAGATCGATGAGAGCAAGAGTATGCACCCGCACTGGCCGTTCCATCCTCACGAGAAGGTAGAGAAGATCAAACCTGGGGATGTTGTTAGACTTGACATCGGTATTTGGGCTATGGGTATTGAGTATGAGGCTGGCGAGTCAATTCGAGCTGTTATTTGTGGCAGGAATATTGGCGTCAGTAATTTTGGAAGTTTGGAGCATTTAGATAACCATGGGAAACATGAGGTTCATGTTGGCAGGGAACACGCTAGCCATGTTATTCTGCCATTTGTTTAG
- a CDS encoding major facilitator superfamily domain-containing protein: MAERRDSFGMKPDVDAVEDIIKTPHHEAHDASGTVNLYQDGTVVLVPTPSPDPKDPLNLPVWRKYMIILLVGFYSGISVLGTSGLGSVAPELYALYHNDNPKRISDLLTYPTLFMGIGNLLSMPLANAIGRRPVFLFSLLLLTVSGIWCACSKSLTSHIAGRNIFSLAAGQSEALAPLIVQEIHFLHQHGIKLSYFVGVQNTLTAALFTATTYIVPSLGLPWWYGIMTIINGFTMIMSIFFLAETRYERPEDATEGAVHLKLDKNGNVAREGTNEVLYQVTTRNGVVLQPEKFGERTWRDDMKLFHGQADWKSLVSFYKDVGLSLILPPIFWIFILNGAFLGLYIYQASTFAVILVQPPYNFDGKLLGYVQLVQIIDCLLAVPLLGYGSDIICRFMSRRNKGVFEPEYRLLVLVIPAACAIISAIVYGHAAASPNDYHWIAIVAPYHLGFFSFLGANLVGITFVMDSYPNKSGPLLLVVCAGRGFVSFGLSYATVPSIQSLGYDGAMNILAIICGILSGMGIIMYFIGKRVREWARRRIWPKHHEE; this comes from the exons ATGGCTGAGCGACGCGATTCTTTCGGTATGAAAcctgatgttgatgctgttgaggatatcatcaagacgcCTCATCATGAAGCTCACGATGCGTCTGGTACGGTTAATTTGTATCAGGACGGAACTGTTGTTCTGGTCCCGACGCCTAGTCCTGACCCCAAGG ATCCTCTCAACTTGCCCGTCTGGCGCAAGTACATGATCATCCTCCTTGTCGGTTTCTACTCCGGTATCTCAGTCCTGGGAACCTCCGGTCTTGGCTCCGTCGCCCCAGAGCTCTACGCGCTTTATCATAACGACAATCCCAAGCGCATCAGCGATTTGCTGACTTATCCCACTCTCTTCATGGGAATTGGCAATTTGCTCTCCATGCCTCTCGCCAACGCCATCGGCCGACGACCtgtctttctcttctctcttcttcttctgacAGTTTCTGGAATCTGGTGTGCTTGCTCAAAGTCGCTTACAAGCCATATCGCGGGCCGTAACATCTTCAGTCTAGCTGCTGGGCAGAGCGAGGCCCTTGCACCTTTGATCGTGCAAGAGATTCACTtccttcatcaacatggcaTTAAGCTGTCTTATTTTGTTGGAGTTCAGAACACACTTACTGCGGCCCTCTTCACTGCGACTACATACATCGTCCCATCGCTTGGATTGCCCTGGTGGTATGGTATCATGACCATCATCAATGGTTTCACGATGATCATGTCTATCTTCTTCCTGGCTGAGACTCGCTACGAACGACCCGAGGACGCGACTG AGGGTGCAGTCCATCTGAAGCTCGACAAGAACGGCAACGTAGCCCGCGAAGGTACCAACGAAGTTTTGTACCAAGTCACAACCCGCAACGGCGTTGTTCTCCAACCTGAGAAGTTTGGCGAGAGAACATGGCGCGACGATATGAAGTTGTTCCACGGCCAGGCGGACTGGAAGAGCCTTGTCTCATTCTACAAGGACGTCGGGCTCTCTCTCATCCTGCCACCTATCTTCTGGATCTTTATCCTCAATGGTGCTTTCCTAGGTCTTTACATCTACCAAGCCTCAACCTTCGCTGTTATTCTGGTGCAGCCGCCCTATAACTTCGACGGCAAACTTCTCGGCTATGTGCAGCTTGTCCAGATCATCGATTGTCTGCTTGCCGTCCCGCTGCTCGGATATGGCTCGGATATCATCTGCAGATTCATGAGTCGACGAAATAAAGGTGTTTTCGAG CCTGAATAtcgtcttcttgtcttggtCATCCCCGCGGCTTGTGCGATCATCTCAGCAATTGTCTACGGCCACGCAGCCGCCTCGCCCAACGACTATCACTGGATCGCTATCGTCGCTCCATATCAcctcggcttcttctctttcctcgGTGCGAACTTGGTCGGAATCACTTTCGTCATGGATAGTTACCCCAACAAGTCTggacctcttcttctggtggTTTGCGCTGGCCGGGGTTTCGTGTCATTCGGTTTGAGCTACGCGACTGTACCTTCGATTCAATCCCTTGGGTACGACGGTGCGATGAACATTCTTGCTATTATCTGTGGCATTCTGAGTGGTATGGGAATCATCATGTACTTTATCGGCAAGCGTGTTCGTGAGTGGGCGCGTCGACGTATCTGGCCTAAGCATCACGAGGAGTAG